From the Cryptomeria japonica chromosome 2, Sugi_1.0, whole genome shotgun sequence genome, one window contains:
- the LOC131066780 gene encoding ylmG homolog protein 2, chloroplastic isoform X2, whose product MANSGKHANSPSKFLLPIAVPFISRIPTSSPTPTPTPVLSMKKAVEGCQHFLNLIESALIECRQTINRTVNSLTSNNPLVERLICLSNQYKNIFQTHLQRMRQTDSLSSYNFAAILPGDSVAEMVVTNGLSNFLNIYNTLLITRLVLTWFPNSPPAIVNPLSTLCDPYLNIFRGVIPPLGGLDLSPILAFFLLNALTNAAAALPAELPKGMESTQELASIPIQSSSVTAKQKLWLKRQCSSSDVQRKDGHSK is encoded by the exons ATGGCTAATTCAGGGAAGCATGCAAATAGTCCCTCCAAATTTCTTCTACCAATTGCTGTTCCATTCATCTCAAGGATCCCAACATCgtcaccaacaccaacaccaacaccagtACTTTCAATGAAAAAAGCTGTGGAAGGATGTCAACATTTTCTAAATTTGATAGAATCTGCATTGATTGAATGCAGGCAAACCATTAACAGAACAGTGAACAGCTTAACATCGAACAATCCACTTGTCGAAAGGCTCATATGTCTCTCCAATCAATACAAAAATATCTTCCAG ACCCATTTGCAAAGAATGAGGCAAACAGATTCTCTCTCGTCATATAATTTTGCAGCTATATTGCCTGGTGACTCAGTGGCGGAAATGGTGGTGACAAATGGGCTTTCTAATTTTCTCAACATCTATAACACTCTACTGATAACAAGGCTGGTCTTAACCTGGTTTCCTAATTCTCCACCAGCAATTGTGAACCCCTTAAG CACACTTTGTGACCCATATCTGAATATCTTCAGAGGTGTTATTCCTCCTCTTGGTGGACTGGACTTGTCTCCAATTCTTGCATTCTTTTTGCTAAATGCTTTGACCAATGCGGCTGCAGCTCTTCCAGCTGAGTTGCCCAAGGGCATGGAAAGCACGCAGGAGTTAGCCTCAATACCTATTCAATCTTCCAGTGTCACTGCAAAACAGAAGTTGTGGTTGAAAAGGCAATGCAGTTCCTCTGATGTTCAAAGGAAAGATGGTCATAGTAAGTAA
- the LOC131066780 gene encoding ylmG homolog protein 2, chloroplastic isoform X1, whose translation MANSGKHANSPSKFLLPIAVPFISRIPTSSPTPTPTPVLSMKKAVEGCQHFLNLIESALIECRQTINRTVNSLTSNNPLVERLICLSNQYKNIFQAHPFRTHLQRMRQTDSLSSYNFAAILPGDSVAEMVVTNGLSNFLNIYNTLLITRLVLTWFPNSPPAIVNPLSTLCDPYLNIFRGVIPPLGGLDLSPILAFFLLNALTNAAAALPAELPKGMESTQELASIPIQSSSVTAKQKLWLKRQCSSSDVQRKDGHSK comes from the exons ATGGCTAATTCAGGGAAGCATGCAAATAGTCCCTCCAAATTTCTTCTACCAATTGCTGTTCCATTCATCTCAAGGATCCCAACATCgtcaccaacaccaacaccaacaccagtACTTTCAATGAAAAAAGCTGTGGAAGGATGTCAACATTTTCTAAATTTGATAGAATCTGCATTGATTGAATGCAGGCAAACCATTAACAGAACAGTGAACAGCTTAACATCGAACAATCCACTTGTCGAAAGGCTCATATGTCTCTCCAATCAATACAAAAATATCTTCCAGGCACACCCATTTAGA ACCCATTTGCAAAGAATGAGGCAAACAGATTCTCTCTCGTCATATAATTTTGCAGCTATATTGCCTGGTGACTCAGTGGCGGAAATGGTGGTGACAAATGGGCTTTCTAATTTTCTCAACATCTATAACACTCTACTGATAACAAGGCTGGTCTTAACCTGGTTTCCTAATTCTCCACCAGCAATTGTGAACCCCTTAAG CACACTTTGTGACCCATATCTGAATATCTTCAGAGGTGTTATTCCTCCTCTTGGTGGACTGGACTTGTCTCCAATTCTTGCATTCTTTTTGCTAAATGCTTTGACCAATGCGGCTGCAGCTCTTCCAGCTGAGTTGCCCAAGGGCATGGAAAGCACGCAGGAGTTAGCCTCAATACCTATTCAATCTTCCAGTGTCACTGCAAAACAGAAGTTGTGGTTGAAAAGGCAATGCAGTTCCTCTGATGTTCAAAGGAAAGATGGTCATAGTAAGTAA